A segment of the Fibrobacter succinogenes subsp. succinogenes S85 genome:
TCTCCGATATAGCCTGCACCTACGGCAAGTTCGCCATGCTCAGTCGTGAAGCCATGGTCTGGTGCCTTTTCCGCCACAGTGCAGCATCGCTCCTACGCGATGTCGCTGTCCGTACTGGAAGCCGCATTGTCGTCCAGAAGCTCTCCCTGGCAGCACTCCAGAAATTGCTCCAGAGAATCGGTGTCAAGATTTCGACGAACTTCCTCGGGCGCATCGCCCTCCGTGCCATCCCGGCAATTGGAGCCGTCGGTAACGGAGCCTACACCTACTTTGATACAAACGAAGTCGGCAAGACAGCAAAGTCCTACTTCAAGGCTCTTGAAGGAGTTGAAAAACCGGAACTCGTCGAAAACTCCATCGACAAGGACCCGGATTCAAGCGAAGCCGCCGCTGAACCGGCATCCGAAGAAAACGTATAAACAAAAATTTTCTCATTTAAGCAAAACGAAGCAGCCATTTTTATGGTTGCTTTTTTGCATTTTAGGCCAATTTTAGCCATTTTACCCCCCTTTTATACTATCAAATGAAAAACCGCCCTTGAGTTCCCCCCAAAATTTTCTATTTTTGGGCGCAACATTCAATAACATCAACTCCATTAGTGGAATAAAAATATGAAAGACATCCAACTGCACAGAAATATTGGTATTTCTGCCCACATCGACTCTGGTAAGACAACTCTTACCGAACGTATCCTTTACTTCACAAAGCGTATTCACGCTATCCACGAAGTTCGTGGTAAAGACGGCGTCGGTGCCACGATGGACTCCATGGAACTTGAACGCGAACGCGGTATTACGATTCAGTCTGCCGCTACGTTTGCAAACTGGACTCACACCAAGACCGGTGAAAAGGACTCCATCAACATCATCGATACCCCGGGGCACGTGGACTTCACGATCGAAGTGGAACGTTCTCTCCGCGTGTTGGACGGTGCTATCCTCGTCCTCACTGGCGTTGAAGGCGTCCAGTCCCAGTCTATTACCGTTGACCGCCAAATGCGCCGTTACCATGTGCCGCGCGTCGTGTTCGTGAACAAGTGCGACCGCTCTGGTGCAAATCCGCTCCGCGTTGCAGTCATGCTCAAGGAAAAGCTCAACCACAAGCCGTGCGTCATGCAGATTCCTATAGGTTTGGAATCCAATCTTAAGGGCGTGGTCGACCTTCTCGAAATGAAGGCATACTACTTCGAAGGCGACAATGGCGACGACATGATCGAAAAGGAAATCCCGGCAGAACTCGTCGACCAGGCTAACGAATACCGCGAAAAGCTCGTTGACTGCTGCGCTGACTACAGCGACGAAGTCATGGAAAAGGCTATGGAAGGCGAATACGGTGTCGATCAGATCGACAAGAACCTCCTCAAGAAGGTCATCCGCGAAGCTACCATCCGTCTCGACATCACTCCGGTGTTCATGGGTTCTGCTCACAAGAACATTGGTGTCCAGAAGCTCCTCGACGGTGTTATCGACTTCCTCCCGTGCCCGACCGACGTTGAAAACAAGGCTCTCGATCTCGACAACAACGAAGCTGAAGTTATCCTCAAGTCCGAAGACAACGCACCGCTCGTCTGCTACGCATTCAAGCTCGTGAACGACCGCTATGGCCAGCTCACCTACGTCCGCGTTTACCAGGGTACCCTCAAGAAGGGCGACATGATTACCAACATGGCAACTGGCAAGAAGGTTTCTGTTGGTCGTCTCGTCCGTATGCACGCTGACGAAATGGTGGATATCACCGAAGCCGGTGCAGGCGACATCGTTGCTCTGTTCGGTATCGACTGCGCATCCGGTACGACATTCACGGATGGCAAGAACCACTACAACATGACTTCTATGCACGTTCCTAACCCGGTTATCGAACTTGTTATTGAAGCCAAGAACCGTGACGACCTCGACAACATGTCCAAGGCCCTCAACCGCTTCACGAAGGAAGACCCGACGTTCCAGGTCGAAGTTGACAAGGAATCTGGTCAGACCATCATCAAGGGTATGGGCGAACTCCACCTTGACGTTTATATCGAACGTATGCGCCGTGAATACAAGTGCGACGTGACGACTGGTGCTCCGCAGGTTGCTTACCGCGAAACCATCACCCGCCCGGCCAAGTTCGACTACACTCACAAGAAGCAGACTGGTGGTTCTGGTCAGTACGCTAAGGTCGTCGGTGAAATGCGTCCGATGGCTGTCGAAGGCGACCAGGAAAAGGTCTACAACTTCGTCAACTCCGTCGTCGGTGGCCGTATTCCGAAGGAATACATCCCGTCTTGCGATAAGGGTTTCCAGAGCTGCATGGAAGCAGGTTCCCTCATCGGCTTCCCGGTTGTCGGTATCGAAATGGAAGTCCAGGATGGTGCATTCCACCCGGTCGACTCCTCTGATATGGCGTTCCAGGTTGCAGCCCGTATGGCCTTCCGCGAAGCTTTCGCTAAGGCTGGCGCTCAGATCCTCGAACCGATCATGAAGGTCGAAATCCAGACCCCGACCGAATTCCAGGGCGGTGTCGTGGGTAACGTTTCCCAGCGTCGTGGTAGCATCGTTGGTACTTCCGAAGAACTCGGCATGACCACGATTACTGCAGAAGTTCCGCTTTCCGAAATGTTCGGTTATGCTACGGACCTCCGTTCCATGACCCAGGGTAAGGCAGAATTCACGATGGAATTCTGCAAGTACCTCCCGGTTCCGAAGAACATCCAGGAAGAACTCATCAAGAAGTACGGCGACAAGGTCAAGGCAAGAGCTTAATCCAAGCCAAACCAGCTAAAACTTCTCGAAAGTTTAAAAGGCCTGCAACGGAAGTTGCAGGTCTTTTTGTTTGAGGTTTACACACACACAATAATTCGTATAAAAGAAGAGTCCCGCAATGCTCTCACGGGACTCTCTTATAAACGTAACACTAGTAAGTTCTACTCCGCGATTCGATTCGGCTTCCCGTCTCAGAACCAGAATTTACTTGTGCCACAAGAATAATATAGCACACGAATTACGAGTGCGAACAAAATTTCGCATACTCATTTAATCCCGCGCGGAACATTCCAAATTGGACTAACTACTAAGCTTCGCTTCTTTCCAGAGCTTTTGCAGGCCCTCTAGGCCCACGTCCTTGATTTCCTTGCCCTGTTCCTTGACGCGGCGTTCTACCTCGCGGAAGCGCTTTTCGAACTTGTTGTTTGCGCGCTGCAGTGCTATGTTGGCGTTGAAGCCGCAGTGGCGAGCGACATTCACGAGACTGAACATGATGTCGCCGAATTCATCTTCCAGGCGGTCCACGTTTGCATTCTCGGGAGAAATCTTTTCCATCTCGGCACGGAATTCCGCAAATTCCTCTTGAGCCTTATCGAACACGGGAGCAGCCTCGCCCCAGTCAAAACCGACTTTAGCTACGCGGCGGATAATATCTTGCGAGCGTGCGAGCGTGGGCATGCTTTTGCTGACTTTGTCCATAATAGACTCGCCCGCATGCTTTAAGTTGTTCTTCTCCTGCGCCTTGATGCGTTCCCAACGACGGCTTACGTCATTTGCCGTATCCACTTTAGCATCACCAAACACATGCGGATGCCTGCGCACCATCTTTTCGCACAAGCCCTGAATCACGTCTTCAATCGTAAAGTCGCCCTGTTCCTTGCACACCTGCGAATGGAAAATCACCTGGAACAGCACATCGCCGAGTTCCTCGCACATGTGCTCCTTGTCGCCATCCTGTGCGGCATCAATAAACTCACAGCTTTCTTCAACCAAATAGGGCAACAGCGAATGCGTGGTCTGCTGGCGGTCCCATGGGCAGCCATTTTCCGAACGCAGACGGGCCATAATATCAACGAGATCCTTAAACGTGTATTTCATGAGCGCAAAGATAGAAAGTAAACGCGCCCCCTTGTTTTCCCGTAACAAATTCAGTAAATTAGTTACCGCTTTATTAGATTCTTACCTATATCGTTTCTTAGATCCTTTAATTTTATTCTCTCAAAAAAACAGCCCCCAGGTACATTCGGGGCAACAATAGTATGGAAATGAAACTCTCTCCCGAAAATTATCCACTCGCATTGGGAGCATCCAAATATAGCCCCAAGCAGCTATTTTGCATAGGCACACTCCCCTCCACCGATAAAATCGGCATCGCCATGGTCGGCACACGCCGCCCGTCCGCATCAGCCGAAGAACTCTGTAGGCGACTCATCGGGTCGCTCAAAGCCACAAATGCCGTGGTCATTTCGGGGCTTGCACAGGGCATAGACAGTTTTTGCCACCGCGCCGCCCTCGATGCTGGCATCCCCACAATAGCAGTCCTTGCGCAAGGTCTAGGCACCAAAATTGAAGGCGAAAGAGGAATACTCGCCAAACGCATTCTTGACGCAGGAGGCGCCCTTTTAAGCGAATACGAAGGTGATACGCCGGCCTACAAGGGGAACTTCATCGCACGGAACCGCATCATCAGCGGACTCAGCCAATCGACGCTCGTGGTCCAGAGCCGTAAAAAAGGAGGCGCTCTCCTTACCGCACAATTCTGCCTAGACGAAGGGAAACAGCTCCTCGCCTGCCCCGGGAACTTTGACTGCGAGCTCTACAGCGGCACAAACACGCTCCTTGACAGCGGACACGCCAAGGCCGTCTTTATTCCCGAAAGTCTACGGGCCGTCGCCGGGATTCCGCTCCTCGAAGGGGCTAAAATGGAGCAATTGACCACGTATGGGGTACAACTTTCGGACGGGGCTCAAAAAATCTTTGAGAGGTTTAACGGATTCCGCAAAACATTTTCGGAACTTCAGCAAGAATTTGACTTTAAGCCACCAGAACTTTTAGCTATATTGACGGAGCTAGAAATATCAGGTCTAGTCACATCAAAGGACAACTTCCAATTCTATTTTAACGGAGCTTGATCAGTTGCACTTACGATATCTCATTGTAATTGCCACCATCATCGCATTTGCGTTCATGGTGTTCCATCTGCTATTCGGAAAGGACAGCTTTCCGGAGCAGCGTAGAATTGCAAGAGAAATCGAACTGTACCAAGCCGAAATAGACTCGTTAAATAAAGTCATCGAAGAACGCGACAAGCTGATCCAAAAGCTAAAGACCGACTCCCTCTACAAAGAAGAAATACTGCGCACCCGCTACGGCATGAGCCGCGAAGGCGAAAAAGCGTTTCAGCTGGTGAAGTAGCGGCGTTGCCGCTACTTAGACGAAAGAACGCTCGCTAACTCGCTTTAGACGAAAGACGAGAGTACTAGTTAGGCACCATTGGTGCAGTATAATAAAATCTTTCGTCTCTCGTCTAAACCTACGCCATCTTGCTTGCATCGGTGTTGGTGCATTCGACCTTTCCGGCGAAGAAGCTATAGGCTGCAGGCACAATGAAAAGCGTCATGAACGTTGCGAACGTGAGACCGCCAACAATGGCAACGCCCATTGCAATGCGGCTCGGGGTGCCGGTCAGGATGAGCGGCACTGCGCCCAATACCGTAGAAAGGCTCGTCATGAGGATTGGGCGGAAGCGGCGTTCCGCCGCCATCCGAGCCGCCTCAAGCTTGCTGCAGCCCGTATTCTCGGCAATCTGGTTTGCAAATTCCACAATCAAGATACCATTCTTCGTCACAAGAGCAATCAAAAGAATCAAAGCAATTTCGCTAAAGATGTTGAGCGTCTGGCCCGTGACAAACAAGCTCACCAAAGCGCCCGAGAGTGCAAGCGGCACCGTAAAGAAAATCACAAACGGCGCGCGGAAGCTTTCGAACTGCCCCGCAAGCACCAAGAACACAAGTGCTAGCGCAAGCAAGAACACCACGTACAATCCCGAAGAGCTTTCTTCGAATTCCTTGGACGATCCGCTCAAGGTCGTGCTCACGCTCGGGTAATCCTTCAGCAACTTTTTTGCAATGCGGCGCATTTCTTCGACGCCATCGCCAATCGTCTTGCCCGGCACAAGGCCCGCCTGGATGGTTGCAGCGCTAAAGCGGTTATAACGCGGGAGTGACGGAGAAGCGGACTGTTCCTTGTACGTAATAAAGTTGTCCAAGCTCACCAACTCGCCCTTGCCGTTCTTGACCGTAAGCATCGAGAGGTTTTCCGGCGAATCACGATACTGGTAACCGACAGCACCAATGATATCGTACTGACGGCCGTCCTTATAGTAATCGCCATAAGTTTGGTCACTAATCGCAAGCTGCACCGCCTGAGCAATATCGTTCACCGACACGCCTTCTTCGTTTGCCTTGTCACGCAAAATTTCAATGTGGAGTTCCGGCTTCGTGAAGCGCAAGTTGCTGTTCACCACGCTGAACACAGGGCTCTTGCTTGCCGCTTCTTCGAATTTCGGAACAAGGTCTCGCAACACTTCGATGTTCGGAGCCTGCAAAACGAACTGCACCGGGAGACCACCGCGCTGCGTACTGATGCTCTGCGGTTCAAACACCATCACACGCAAATCCGGGTATTCGTTACCGAGCACCTGAATTGCGCGGGCAATTTCACTCTGCGGACGACGAGCCTTCTTATCGTCGTTCAAGAACAAACGCATTCTCGAGTTACCCGCATTCCAAGCACCCGCCTGGAATTCCGTGTATTCATTGGAATCGAGAATCGAAGTCACTTCATCGACAAATTCATCAGCCATGCGCTTGGTGCGCGAGAGGTTCACGCCTTCGGGCATGCTCATGTTCACCATAACGGCGTTGGAGTCTTCGGTCGGCGCCATTTCGCTACTCATGTTATTGAAGCAGTAGTAAGCTCCAAATAAAAGTGCTGCCACAATCGGGAACAACAGCAAGCGCCACTTGAGGAATCCGCCCAGCAAACGTGAATACATCCCGTTCAGCCAGTCAAAGAACGGTTCCGTGAGTTTAAAGAAGGCGCCTTTCTTCTGGTGCTTCAGAAATTTAGAACAAAGCATCGGCGAAAGCGTCAAAGCGCAGAGCGTCGAGAGGAACACGGTTCCAATCATCACCGCCACAAATTCACGAAACAAAAGGCCAGTCGTACCGCCCAATGCAAGCACCGGGATGAACACCGCCATCAACACAACAGACGTTGCAATCACCGCAAAAAAGATTTCATTTGTTCCTGCAATTGCCGCCTGCTTCGGCGTCATGCCACTTTCAATCTTGTGGTAAATATTTTCCACAATCACAATGGCATCGTCCACGACAAGGCCAATCGCGAGGACCATCGCCAAAAGCGTAAGCACGTTGATACTGAACCCGCAAAGGTAAAGCACAAAGAAGCTACCAATCACAGATACAGGCACCACGACCATCGGGATAAACGTTGTACGGCCTTCGCGAAGGAACGCAAAGATAATTGCAATCACGAGGATAAACGCAATAAAGATGGTTTCCACCACTTCCTTGATGGAAGCACGTATGTTAATCGAGGTATCGCGACCGTAAAGCAGTTCCACACCTTCCGGGATTTCACGGCGGATATCTTCGACGCGCTTGTAGAATTCGTTTGCAATTTCAACGTGGTTACTGCCCGGCTGCGCCATGAGCGCAAGCGTAATGGAATTTTTGCCGTTACGTCTAAAACCGGTACGCGTATCCTTCGGTTCGTAATGGATATCTGCGACATCGGAAATGCGAATTACAGTTCCATCTTCAGCCGTTCTTACCGCAATGTTGCCAAATGACTTTGGATCAAGAACTCGACCAAGCGTACGAATAGAAAGCGTCGTTTCTGAACCTTCAATAGAGCCGGACGGGAGTTCCAAGTTACCTTGTTTCAAAGCAGCCGCCATCTGCGCACCCGAGACGCCAAGCGCCTGCATACGCACCGGGTCAATCCACAAACGCACGACCGGGCGTTTTTCACCCCATATCGCCACTTCCGAAACGCCGTTAATCGTCTGCAAGCGTTCCTTCACGTGGTTGTTCGCGATTTCCGAAACTTCCATCGGGTCAAACTTGTCGCTCACAAGGCTCACCATCAAAATCGGGTCGCTGTCGCTATCGGACTTGTAGACCGTCGGTTCATCGACATCGTCCGGCAAGCGGCGACGCACACGGCTCACGCGGTCGCGAATTTCGTTTGCAGCCGCTTCCAAGTCCATGCCCGTTTCAAATTCAATGCTGATGTAAGAGAATCCATCGCGGCTCGTCGAAGTCAAAGCCTTGATACCAGACGCACTGTTGATGGACGCTTCCAAGATTTCAGTGACTTCCGCCTCGACCACGGCAGCGTTTGCACCCGGGTAAGAAGTACGCACCTGAATCAAGGGATAGTCAACGTTCGGGTATTCACGAATGCCGAGAGAGCTGAGCCCAAAAAATCCAAGCAACAGGATGACAAGCGCCATCACTGTCATGAGGACTGGGCGACGGACGGAGAGCTGGCTTACGCTCATTACTCTACCTCGTAATTGATCGAATGGCGGAGTCCCTTAATCTTGACATCAACACCTGGGCGAAGGCTCACAATGCCTGAAACAATCACCGTATCACCCACATCAAGGCCCGAAAGCACCTGCACAGACATCGGCGTGCGGAGCCCCGTCGTGATATGCTTGATCTTAGCCTTGCCTCCCTGGCTCACAAACACGTAAGCGCCTTCCCTGTCAAGAATCATCGCTTCGGACGGAATCGTAAAACTCTGCACGTTGCTAGCTTCCATCGCGACATTCACACTCACAAAGCTACCCGCAATGAGTTCGCCCTTTGCGTTATCGACATCGACCATCACACGGCGAGTACGGCTGCTTTCAGAAATCACGGCATCAAGCGCAGAGACAACGCCGAACTTTTCAACGTTGCGTTCAGAGTCCTTGAGAGAAATCTTGTCGCCCACCTTGATGACAGACGCATAGCGCTGCGGGAGCGAGAACTTCGCCTTGAGTCGGTCCACTTCGCTGAGTTCAGCAATCGGCGTGCCGGAGTTGAGCCAGGCGCCCACGGACACATCAACAAAACCAAGCTTGCCACTAAACGGCGCACGGACTTCGGTCTTTGCAAGTTGAGCCTGGATAAGTTCTACGCTTGCCTGAGCGGACTTGAGAGAAGCTTCTGCCGATTCCAAATCCTGCTTGGTCGCACCGTTCTTTTCAAAGAGGCTGCGAACGCGTTGTTCCTTCTGCTCGGCAAGCATCTTGTTCGACTGCGCCTGCTTGAGCTGCGCACGGAGTTCAGAATCGTCAATCTTTGCGAGGAGCGTACCCTTCTTGACAATAGCCCCGTCTTTTGCCTTGAGGCTTACCAAACGGCCGGAGGTCGCCGCCGAAAGCGATACGCTGTTCTTCGGCACGAGAGTCGCCATCGTCTGGAAATTCTTGCCCAGCAGCCCAAGTTCTGCCACATAACCTTCGACATTCAGCACTCTCTGAGCGCCACCCTTTTTGCCGCCATTGCCTTTGCCTGCAGGAGCGCCCTTGGCGGAATCATCTTTACTACCACAAGCCACAAGAAGGATAGAAGAAAGAGCTATTAGAAGAAGGTGTTTCATATTTTAGCTAGAAGTAGACGGAAGGAAGTGGTTAGAGTAATTTCGCGTATTTAGATGAATAACGCTGTAAAAAAGTTGCATAAAAAGGACATTCCCGCACTGAGGCGGGAATGACAAATTTAAAATTTTACGTTCATGAAAAGTGCGGCACCATCATCATAGAATTCCGGTTCAAACTGAACTCGGCTAGAGAACGACTTGTTCGAGGTCGCACGGTAGATGCGCCAAGAATCAAGCATGGAAACCACACGGTTCAAAATCAGCGCGCCCACAGAAACCTGGAACACAATGCGACTTATACGGTAATGACGCATGCGGCTCTTGAATTCCTCGATATGTTCCGTAGTTTCCGGATTGTCGGAGCTCCCCCAATCCCACTGGACTTCGTTCGAAAATTCTTCATCCACCTTCTTGCCCGAGCGGATCATCGCCTGGTTGTAATCCTCGTTCATGTCCGGCGAAGAATTCTGCCCGAACACGCCCGAACGGCTGCGATAAGAGCCCACCGTATTCAGCAAGGAAACGTTCTTTTTGCCTGTAAACCCAGCATGGCGAACCGCATAATTGTGAGCCGACGTCACATAGCGGTCCCCAACCACGTAGGCCCCCACAGTAACGACCCACAGACCAAGGTCTGTCCACAGAAACGGGCGTACCATTTTTTTTTCATTCAAGTAGAGTTCGCCCATGCCCGGCAAAAGAGCCGAAGCGCCAACAGCCAAGAATACGTTCTTGTCGCTATTCTTGTAAACGTTTTCATTGACACTCACCACAATCTGCGAGAAAGCGGCGACTGACGCAAGCAGTATGGCAAGAATAATGCGCATTAGAATCCCCAGTTTGCACGAACGGTCCAGCCAAAGGAATCCTTAAACGAGACACCACTATCAAAATGCAGGCGATCGTACCAGGAAACATCTTCTTCGTAGAGAACCTTGTTGTGGGCATTGGCAGTAAGTGCGGCGTCCACAGCCGAAACGATATGGTTCAAGATGAGACCACCGATAAACAAAGCCTGCATGTCGGCGTAATCGTTTGCATCACGGCGCATGGAACGATACTTGTTCAAATGTTCGGATTCGCCCAGCGGGACGGTCTCGTAATCTTCTTCATCAAGGTGAAGGTTGTCAATCGAGACTTCCGTAGCATCATCCCAACCACGGACGTAAACACCTTCAGAAATCAACTGGAACAGTTCGGATTCATTGTTGATGGAATGCCTAAGGCCCTTCATTTCATCACCCAAGGACTTGTTCTTGTCATTGAAGTTATTACGATGGGTCAAGTCGTCATCGTACAACGAGCTTTCCTGATAGCACTTGCCATAGGTCGCATCGCCATAAATCGCTTCGCAGAACGACTTACGCGTACCCATGTAGCGGTTGATGAACGTCGTCGAGTAGACGTTTCCGCCCATGTTATGGTAAAGATCGTACATGGCAGATTCGTAACGGCCAATCGAGTAATGTTCCTTGGCGAACTTCTTGTACTTATCCACCTGCTGGTTATACTTGTAAACGGAGAAGTAACCCCAAGCGCTCCACATGAGCACTTCCAAAGCCATATAGACACCGCCACGAACATACGTTGCCGTCGTACCGCCTACGTACATCTGACCTGCACCCGGCACCAAAAGCGAGAGGAACAAAGCCTTGCGCGGATTCTTGTAACGCCCCTTCATTTCGTCGATGCCATGCACCTTGGAAACCTTGACCGGACCGAGAAGGTCACGACGGCTCATACTGTTAGAAGACTCGGCTACAGAACTGCTGCTCACGTTTGTGAGGCCAGCGACAGCCGATTGCGCAATGGAATCAGCCTTCCTCGAGGAATCGGCACGAGCACGTACCCTTTCGGCTTCGGCAATGGCCTCTTCGCGCATCAAGGAATCGCGAGCTGCAGAATCCAAAACGGAGGTATCGACAATCGCCACAGCAGGAGCAGCCTCCACAGAAGAGCTAGACTCAACCGGAGCAACCGATGAAGAACTGAGTACTGCAGAACTTGCCGGGATTTCAACAACCACAGACGAAGAACTCAATACAACAGACGAGCTCGAAAGCGGTGTTGCAGACGAACTGGACACAGCCTTGCTACTAGACGATTTTGCCTTAGACTTTTTAGAAGCGGAACTCGCAGGAGCCTTAGCGGCAGAACTAGCCGGAGCAACCGCAGCAGAGCTCGCAGGAGCGGCCGAAGCTTTTGCCTCGGGTGTCGCCGGCGTTGCCGGAGCGGCAGCTTCTTCTTCGAATTCAGCGAAAAGGTCTCTCACTTGGCCAAAAGAAAGCTGGGCGAGAGATAGACCTAAAAACAAGGGTAAAAGAGCAAACTTGCGCATATAACCCTAAAATAGCAAAAAATGTTGTCAAAACAAAAAGCCCCGGACACAAATCCGAGGCTTTCTTCATAAAAATTTAAGATTGCTGTTTATTTGACGAGAATCTTCTGAGCCGAGGAGCCAACGCGCACCATGTAAACGCCTGCACTCGGAACCGGAATTTCAAAATTGGAGGATTCCACAGAGCCCTTGCGAATCACACGACCCTGCAAGTCAAGCACAGCAAAGCGCTTGCCCACCGTAGATCCATTCACCTGAATGCGGCGATTCATGGAAGAAATACCAAATGCCTTACGTCCCTTAACGGCGGCAATAGATATTTCCTCATCCGTAATCTTGAACGTTCCGTCAATCGATACGACGAAATTGACATTTTCGAAGTTCGGCGAGATATTGACAAAGTCCGAAGCGACAAGGCCCATGGGGTAAACGCCAAGTTCCGTTGCAGTCATTGAAGAATCACCCTTGTAAGAAACAAATTCCTTCTTGTAAGCAAATTCTTCAGGCAACCAGGGTTCACCCGGAATGCGCATCGGGCTTACATCAAAGCTCTTGAGGGCTGTAACTTCATTTCCGTCATCATACTTTGCAATTACGTTGTCACCATAGATTGCAACGGTAATTCTCTGCGTGCAAGGTTTAATCGTAAAGTGTCCCTGCCTGATTTTCACAATGTAGTTCGGATTGTCAAAAGCTTCGACAAACGTACCAGAAATGCTATAGGTTTCATCATCAAGGAGAACGTCTTCACCCTGCTGACGTTTCATATAAAGTTCCGGCAATTCGTCACCATCAAGCAAGCCCGAGACCGTATAGGTATACTTTTCCGGATCAGCTTCGCTATAGAACTTAGAGGTATCGTTCACAGTCACCGTCACAATTTTCTGCTTCACAGTAAGCGTGTTCGTTTCGTACTTGGTCACTTCATAGTTCGTGTTTGTCGGGCTCTTCTTGTCAAAGGTGAGTTCGTAGTCACCGGCTGCAAGAAGGCCAGTCTTGTTAAGAGACACGTGGATGTTATCAAGTTCATCACCTTCAAGAAGTCTATCGACAGACCATGTAAATTCAGTCGGAGTTTCATCGCCATACGTAATGGTATCAGCATTAGCAGAGACAACCAAGGCTCTCGGATTGACAACCAGGACACCGTCTGCAATATTGAACGTCACATTGGGATAGTTCACAGAAGTGTTCTTGAAGTCTGCGGCAGAAAGGCCCATGGTATACTTGCCAGCATCCGTTCCAGCGACCGCAGATTCACCGCTATATTCAACATACTTGAGGGAGTACGCTTCGCTATTGGAAGAAATATCGTAACCCTTCACGGAATGTTCCTTGCCATCATATTCAACAGTATCGACATGTCCAGTAATCGTGACCACGATCTTGTCATCATTTGCAGTAATCGTCAATTGACCATCTTTTGTACTAACAATGTAGTTCGGATTCGATTCATCATCAACCGTAGCCGTAATGGCGTAGTCACCGGCATCTTCACCAGCTTCGCGCTTCAGAGCGACTCCCTTCAGTTCATCCTTGACGCCGTCAAACGAAGCTATAC
Coding sequences within it:
- a CDS encoding EcsC family protein — translated: MLNFNEFKKDESSSIQEMFNSVVFNLITDIPDSLLCPNRDPDARAEILIKQAALKAAAVSTSLSIPAGFTGVLTSIPDIAAVWRIQAQLVSDIACTYGKFAMLSREAMVWCLFRHSAASLLRDVAVRTGSRIVVQKLSLAALQKLLQRIGVKISTNFLGRIALRAIPAIGAVGNGAYTYFDTNEVGKTAKSYFKALEGVEKPELVENSIDKDPDSSEAAAEPASEENV
- the fusA gene encoding elongation factor G; this translates as MKDIQLHRNIGISAHIDSGKTTLTERILYFTKRIHAIHEVRGKDGVGATMDSMELERERGITIQSAATFANWTHTKTGEKDSINIIDTPGHVDFTIEVERSLRVLDGAILVLTGVEGVQSQSITVDRQMRRYHVPRVVFVNKCDRSGANPLRVAVMLKEKLNHKPCVMQIPIGLESNLKGVVDLLEMKAYYFEGDNGDDMIEKEIPAELVDQANEYREKLVDCCADYSDEVMEKAMEGEYGVDQIDKNLLKKVIREATIRLDITPVFMGSAHKNIGVQKLLDGVIDFLPCPTDVENKALDLDNNEAEVILKSEDNAPLVCYAFKLVNDRYGQLTYVRVYQGTLKKGDMITNMATGKKVSVGRLVRMHADEMVDITEAGAGDIVALFGIDCASGTTFTDGKNHYNMTSMHVPNPVIELVIEAKNRDDLDNMSKALNRFTKEDPTFQVEVDKESGQTIIKGMGELHLDVYIERMRREYKCDVTTGAPQVAYRETITRPAKFDYTHKKQTGGSGQYAKVVGEMRPMAVEGDQEKVYNFVNSVVGGRIPKEYIPSCDKGFQSCMEAGSLIGFPVVGIEMEVQDGAFHPVDSSDMAFQVAARMAFREAFAKAGAQILEPIMKVEIQTPTEFQGGVVGNVSQRRGSIVGTSEELGMTTITAEVPLSEMFGYATDLRSMTQGKAEFTMEFCKYLPVPKNIQEELIKKYGDKVKARA
- the mazG gene encoding nucleoside triphosphate pyrophosphohydrolase; protein product: MKYTFKDLVDIMARLRSENGCPWDRQQTTHSLLPYLVEESCEFIDAAQDGDKEHMCEELGDVLFQVIFHSQVCKEQGDFTIEDVIQGLCEKMVRRHPHVFGDAKVDTANDVSRRWERIKAQEKNNLKHAGESIMDKVSKSMPTLARSQDIIRRVAKVGFDWGEAAPVFDKAQEEFAEFRAEMEKISPENANVDRLEDEFGDIMFSLVNVARHCGFNANIALQRANNKFEKRFREVERRVKEQGKEIKDVGLEGLQKLWKEAKLSS
- a CDS encoding DNA-processing protein DprA, which codes for MEMKLSPENYPLALGASKYSPKQLFCIGTLPSTDKIGIAMVGTRRPSASAEELCRRLIGSLKATNAVVISGLAQGIDSFCHRAALDAGIPTIAVLAQGLGTKIEGERGILAKRILDAGGALLSEYEGDTPAYKGNFIARNRIISGLSQSTLVVQSRKKGGALLTAQFCLDEGKQLLACPGNFDCELYSGTNTLLDSGHAKAVFIPESLRAVAGIPLLEGAKMEQLTTYGVQLSDGAQKIFERFNGFRKTFSELQQEFDFKPPELLAILTELEISGLVTSKDNFQFYFNGA
- a CDS encoding FtsB family cell division protein, translated to MHLRYLIVIATIIAFAFMVFHLLFGKDSFPEQRRIAREIELYQAEIDSLNKVIEERDKLIQKLKTDSLYKEEILRTRYGMSREGEKAFQLVK